The Paenarthrobacter aurescens region GAACCCGATGCGGGAGGTGGCCTGGGAGATAGCGGTCAGGGCAATCATCGGGTCAATGATGTTTCGCACACCCCCGTGTTCGATGTCCCCGCGCACTGCGGGGAAGTCCGGAATGAACAGGAAAGCGAACTTACCGCGTTCGGCTGCCTGGGCGTAACGGATGTTCGCTTCGAAGTCGGCGTAGTTCCCTGGGTCCACTTGCTGGGCCCGCCAGACGTTGTTCAGTGCACCGGATCCGTCATGGAGCGCCAAACCGAGGGTGAGTTTCTTCTCTGTCATGGAGTGGTCCTTCAGTCGTAGGGGGGGGGTTAGCGGGCGAGGCGGTGCGTGCCGCTGCCGAAGAAGATGAGGGGATGTTGCTCGGTGTCGCGGTGAAGCTCAAAAACGCGCAGCAGCGTCAAGGTGTGATCGCCCGCTTCGATTTCCGTGTCAAGCTCGACCGTGAGTTTCGCCAAGGCGCCAGCCGCGAAAGCAGCACCGGATTGGACCTGCATATCGAGCCGGTTGAAACGCTCATGAGCCGGACGTCGCAACTCCTGCAGAACATGCGCCTGCTGCTCACCCAGAACGCTCACCCCCCAACGAGTGGCCCGCCGCAGGATGGGCCAGCTCGTTGAGCTGTGTGCGAACGAGATGGACACCAAGGGCGGATCAAGGGAGACCGTGGTGAAGGAGTTGGCGGAAAGTCCGACAACATTGCCCTCGACCTCCGCCGCGACGAGGACGAGGCCCGTGGGGAACCCGGCAAGGACATGACGCATCTCGGCCGCGGTGACATGCCCGGATGCTAGAGAATTCTTGTGCATGACTCCATCTTGAAACCTTCACATAGTGTCAAGGTCAAGTTAGGATCAATTTGTGAAGATCAGTGAACTTGCCGCAAGGACCGGGGTGGCTACCCGCATGCTGCGCTACTACGAGGAGCAAGGGCTTATCACACCCCACCGCCTCGCAAACGGATACAGGGACTACGACAGCTACCTCGTCGACCGCGTCACGAAAATCCGAGGCCTGGTCGACTCCGGGGTGCCCACGCGCATCATCGGTGACATCCTTCCCTGCCTCAACCAATCGCAGGAAATCATTGTTCGGGATCCCGACCCCGAACTCCGGATGATGCTCATCAATCAACGCGACGCGATGGTCGAGCGCATCGCATCTCTTGAGCAGAACCGTGACGCCCTCACCCGATATATCGCTGCCATGGACCAAGCGTTGCAGCCAACACCATGACTGGTATTCCTCCGCGAACAATGAATGCAAATGCACTCGTCGCCTTCCTGCGGTCGCGCTCCGGCAGTTCTTGGGCTCAAGCCCGTTTCTAGCGTGCGAGCCTCCAGTCCTCTTCGGTGTCAGCGGAAACACGACGTGAATCATCGATCGCCAGTACAGTGCCGGACAATGCTTGCGGAGGGTGCTTCTTGAGGGCGAACCAAACCGTCGCGTGCGTGCAGGCCAGGGTCGCATCCGAGCGATTCAGGATGTCATTGACGCTCCGTTGTTGGCGAGGACGACGGCGGGATTTGTCCTCCCGCCGTCGTGAGCCGTTCGGCTTGGCGCTTCGCTTTGCTGGCGCGGCGCTCAGCCAAGCCCTGGGGTTCCTCCTCACTTAGGACCATGTCACCAAGGTCATGGCCGGGTCCATCTAGCGCGGCGTGAATGAGGTGCCAGTTCCTAAGTTTGTGGCTCCCCGGCCGTCCTTCATACGGTCAGGAAGGACGGCCAGACCGATGCCGAGACTCAGCTCGAAAGGCTCCATCCCCGGGGAGCGCAAAGTCAGCGTCCAGCGGTTGGCCCGTGGATCCGATGACACGGACCGTACGGCGGTTGAAGCCCGAAGCGATCACGGCTTCGAGGGTGCCTTCGCCACTGTCGCAGGGTATGTCCGGTCTAACTTATTTGACTGAGCGGGCGCTCTCCTCGAAGCACGGCTAGTGCGTTTTCAGCGGCAAGGACTGCCATAGCGGTCCTCGTTTCGACGGTGGCTGAGCCGAGGTGCGGAAGGAGCGCAACATTGTCCAGCTCCAACAGCCCGGGGTGGACGCGGGGTTCTTGTTCGTAAACGTCCAGTCCGGCCCCTGCGATTGCACCCTCGCGGAGTGCTGTCGCCAGGGCAGCTTCGTCAACGATGGGTCCGCGGGTGGTGTTGACGAGGAACGCCGAATTCTTCATGGCCGCGAGTTGTTCGGCCCCGATCAGGTGATAGGTGGCGGGACCGTAGGGGCAGTGCAGGGAGACGACGTCGGAGACAGAGAGCAGCTCGTCGAGGTCGACCCGCCGGGCGTCCAGTTCGGCGGCGATCGTTGGGTCGATTTCGCTGCGGGACTGGTAGACGATGTCCATGCCGAAGGCCTTGGCTCGTCGGGCGGTGGCTTGGCCGATTCCGCCCATGCCCACGATTCCGAGGGTCTTGCCTTGCAGGCCGGACCCGAGGAGGAAGAACATGCCCCATTTCCAAGCCTGGCCCGAGCGGATGAGGCGTTCGCCCTCGCCGAGCCGGCGGGTGGCCATGAGGATGAGGCCGAACGCGATGTCCGCTGTTGCTTCGGTGAGGACACCGGGGGTGTTGGTGGCGACTATGCCCCGCTCGGTGCAGACGGGCACATCGATGTTGTCATAGCCGACGGCGACGTTCGCGACGACCTTGAGCTGCGGTCCGGCGGCGTCGAGCAGTTCGGCATCTACACGTTCGGTGAGCAGGGAAACAATGGCGTCGGCTCCGGCTACGCGGCGCAGAAGCTCTTCCCGGGTAATGGTCTCGGGACCTTCCCAGGCATCTACTTCGTGTTCGGCGCGGAGTTTTTCAATGGCGGCGTCGGGGATGCGTCCCGTGACGACAACGCGGCTCATGCGGTCACGATCCAGTCGCGGAGGCGCCCGAGGCCCTCGCGGATGTCGGCGATGTCGATGCCTGAGTAGGCGAGCCGGATGTATTGCCGTTCCTCGCCGGGTTGGCGCCGGCCGAAGTGTTCGCGGGTGCAGAAGGAGACGCCGGTTTTGTAGAGTGCGTCACTGGCGAAGTCACCCACTGCCGTGTAACCCATTTTCTCCATGACGTCGGTGACATCCGGGAACAGGTAGAAGGTGGATTGGGGCACAGCGACGTGCATTCCAGGGACGGAATTCACTAACTCGCAGGCAGCATCCCGACGTTCACGCAGAACGTCTAACATCTGCTGCACTGGTTCTTGGGTTCCGCGGAGCGCTTCGATGCCTGCCCACTGCACGTAGTGGGTGGTGCAGGATTCGTCATTGGTATTGAGGGTGCTCAGGACCTTGGCGATTTCAAGGGGCGCTACCGCACAGCCGAGGCGTGAGCCTGTCATGGCGAACTTCTTGCTGAAGGTATAGAGGATGACCGTGCGCTCAGCCATCCCTGGAATGGAGGCGATGGAGCTGGAGACTCCTTCGTAGCGGGTCTCGAAGTAGGCCTCGTCGGAGAGCACCCAGAGATTGTGCTCCTGGGCGAGCTGAGCAATGGCCTCACGCTCGGCTGCAGTGGACTCAGCTGAGATGGGGTTCTGCAGGTCGTTGTAAATGATCGCGACCGTATTCGGGGTGATGGATGCGCGCACCTGGTCAAGGTCGATCGAGAAGCCCTGGCTTGTGGGGAGGTAGCGGTACGGTACGGCGGTACCGCCGAGGTATTCGATCTGCGATTCGTAGATCGGGAATCCGGGATTCGGGTACAGCACCTCCTGCCCGGGGTTCATGACCGCCTGCAGGAACTTCGTGATGACGGGCTTCCCGCCAGTCATGACCACCACGTTGTCCGGGGAGAGGCTGATGCCACGGCGTGAGCCAATGTCCTCTGCGAGTGCTTCACGCAGCTGTGGGATTCCCGGGCCGGGGCAGTAGCCGGTGTAACCGTCGGCGATTGCCTTGGTCATGGCTTCGACGATGTGCGGTGCGGTGGGAATGTTGATGTCACCCAAATGGAAGGGGTAAACCAAGTTCCCCTTCGCCTTCCAGGCCGCCGCAGCCTGGGCGACGCTGAAGGCAGTTTCGGTGCCGAGCCGTTCGAGTCGATGCGCGAGTTGCTGCATGCTTTTTACTCCTCGTTGAGTCATGAGTCTTCCGTAGACATCTAATACATAACTAATATATCAAAGTGTCCGAACGTGAGGGCTCATGACTTTCGAAAAATTGTTGAGCGTCGCTGTTCAATAACCAGGAGTTGGCGTTTTGCGGTGGGGACGGGCTGCTCCGAATGTGCGCCTCGACTAGCATTCCCCGGCGTCGTAGGCTTGCACCGGCGCTCGTAGCTGACCACCTGGCGTCCCGGGGTTTGAGTCCGGCCGCAGCAATTCCCTGACAATCACATGAAGGAGGCGTGAACCGGATGTTCACAAAGAAAGGTGATGAGGCTGTTCTGGCAAAACTACGTGGGGCGCCCGCACCATACGGTGCCATCGGGGAGCGCCTGCACAGCATTATCCGGGAGACCGCCCCCTCCTTGGAGCCGATCGTACGGTGGGGACTGCCCTTCTATGTGAAGGATGGCCAGGATGTTTGCTACATCAAGCCGGACAAGGAGTACCTGGTGTTTGGCTTTGGTGAGGTGGTGAATCCAGCACAGGAGGAGGGCGCACACATGCACCCGGTCGCATGGACCATAACCTCGCTGGATGAAGCGACGGAAGCCAGGATTCGCAGACTCGTAGAGAAGGCGGTCTCCTGACGCGTCTCGGCGGAGAGATGGTAGTCACTCCCCGGCGGTCCGTGCCTGCTCCAGATCCGCTGCGTTCGCCAGCGCTTCGCTGAGGCTCTCCCGCTGCTCGCCGGTGAGCTTGAGGGCTGCGACTTCCGCCAGCAGTTCGCCGGCGTGCGCCTGCTCACCTAGCCGCATCGCGAGCTCGGCGGCATAGACCAGTGCTTCCGCCAGCTCGGTAACCGGCGCCGAGCCGCGGTGCTTGTTCAGCGCGCTGCCCAGGATCCGTGCGGCCTGCCGGGTGTCGCCTCTGGAGTCGCCCAGCACCACCGCGTTCCGCGTTGCTTTCGCAAGCTGGCTTGAATGTTCGTCGGTGCCAGTGTCCCCCGCGTCGGTGTTCTGGAAGATGCGGATCCAGTTGCCGCCGGGGTCTACGACTGAGAAGCCTGTGGCGTTGCCGGTGTTCTTCCGCTTGCGTGGCCTGGTCATTCGTGGGATGCCGGTGACCAGCACCTTGCCGTGCACCGCGCGCATGCCGGCGGCGAAGGCTTCGTAAAGTGCCATGGTGTCTTCTACCAGAACCACACATGACCCGTACGACGTCTCCGGGTCGAAGCCGTCCAGCCCGAAAAATTGCAGCTGGAAGTCTTCGCGGCGGAGGCCGACGCAGGGGTAGGGCTTGGTCTGCCAGTAAGTCCGCTCGAATCCGAGCATCTGGTAGAAGTCCGCGATCTCGTCGATCGACCGGCAAGGCAGTAGCGGAACTGTAATTTCGCCTGACATGGCGTCATCCTCACGCTTAGGACAGCAGCAACTCTGCAAAGCGTACGGCAATCTCCGGTGCGGCCACCTTCAGCGTTTCACTACGGTCCCGTCGTGGCGGCTAGATCCATGATGGCGCAGCGGGCGTGGTGCCGTTCGCGAGGGGCCCGCCGGCTGTGACGCCCGTAATTCCGCGGCCGGTGGCCCACTCGACGACGGCGGGAAGGGGGCCGGTGATGATCGTCGGGTTGGGTGCGGCAGTGTCGCCGAACGTCAGCTCGGTGTTATCCACAGTAATGAGCAGCCCGGCGTCAGTGCCGCGGCTTTTCCAGGCCCCCGTGATATCGCGCAGGAGCCTCTCAAGAACAGAGGAGGGGACGTCGGAAAAGACAGCGCCGTTGTTCAGGTCCACGGCGTGGATCCAGACTTCGCGGGTGCGCATCCAGACGGTTTCCGATACCGGCACGATGCGACCCTGGGCCGTGCGGACTTCCTTGGTCCAGTTCGCATCGGGTAGATCGCGCCATTCGACGGAAAGGTGCACGGCGGAGTGGTCGAACAGGTTGCGCAACGCAATCGGCGACAGGGTCGCGCCGAAGTTGATTTCCTGGTTTCGCGCCTCGGGGGACGGATACATGGGCGTCTCCACCCCGGTGGCAGCCCATTCCACGAGCCGGGCGATGGCGCGGGCGTTATAGCCTACGTGCGCCACCACATGTCGGCGGGCCCAGCCCGGAAGGCGGGTGCCGCCGTCGAG contains the following coding sequences:
- a CDS encoding flavin reductase family protein, with the translated sequence MHKNSLASGHVTAAEMRHVLAGFPTGLVLVAAEVEGNVVGLSANSFTTVSLDPPLVSISFAHSSTSWPILRRATRWGVSVLGEQQAHVLQELRRPAHERFNRLDMQVQSGAAFAAGALAKLTVELDTEIEAGDHTLTLLRVFELHRDTEQHPLIFFGSGTHRLAR
- a CDS encoding MerR family transcriptional regulator, with translation MKISELAARTGVATRMLRYYEEQGLITPHRLANGYRDYDSYLVDRVTKIRGLVDSGVPTRIIGDILPCLNQSQEIIVRDPDPELRMMLINQRDAMVERIASLEQNRDALTRYIAAMDQALQPTP
- a CDS encoding D-glycerate dehydrogenase, with the protein product MSRVVVTGRIPDAAIEKLRAEHEVDAWEGPETITREELLRRVAGADAIVSLLTERVDAELLDAAGPQLKVVANVAVGYDNIDVPVCTERGIVATNTPGVLTEATADIAFGLILMATRRLGEGERLIRSGQAWKWGMFFLLGSGLQGKTLGIVGMGGIGQATARRAKAFGMDIVYQSRSEIDPTIAAELDARRVDLDELLSVSDVVSLHCPYGPATYHLIGAEQLAAMKNSAFLVNTTRGPIVDEAALATALREGAIAGAGLDVYEQEPRVHPGLLELDNVALLPHLGSATVETRTAMAVLAAENALAVLRGERPLSQIS
- a CDS encoding pyridoxal phosphate-dependent aminotransferase, which produces MQQLAHRLERLGTETAFSVAQAAAAWKAKGNLVYPFHLGDINIPTAPHIVEAMTKAIADGYTGYCPGPGIPQLREALAEDIGSRRGISLSPDNVVVMTGGKPVITKFLQAVMNPGQEVLYPNPGFPIYESQIEYLGGTAVPYRYLPTSQGFSIDLDQVRASITPNTVAIIYNDLQNPISAESTAAEREAIAQLAQEHNLWVLSDEAYFETRYEGVSSSIASIPGMAERTVILYTFSKKFAMTGSRLGCAVAPLEIAKVLSTLNTNDESCTTHYVQWAGIEALRGTQEPVQQMLDVLRERRDAACELVNSVPGMHVAVPQSTFYLFPDVTDVMEKMGYTAVGDFASDALYKTGVSFCTREHFGRRQPGEERQYIRLAYSGIDIADIREGLGRLRDWIVTA
- a CDS encoding DUF1801 domain-containing protein; its protein translation is MFTKKGDEAVLAKLRGAPAPYGAIGERLHSIIRETAPSLEPIVRWGLPFYVKDGQDVCYIKPDKEYLVFGFGEVVNPAQEEGAHMHPVAWTITSLDEATEARIRRLVEKAVS
- a CDS encoding VOC family protein, which produces MSGEITVPLLPCRSIDEIADFYQMLGFERTYWQTKPYPCVGLRREDFQLQFFGLDGFDPETSYGSCVVLVEDTMALYEAFAAGMRAVHGKVLVTGIPRMTRPRKRKNTGNATGFSVVDPGGNWIRIFQNTDAGDTGTDEHSSQLAKATRNAVVLGDSRGDTRQAARILGSALNKHRGSAPVTELAEALVYAAELAMRLGEQAHAGELLAEVAALKLTGEQRESLSEALANAADLEQARTAGE
- a CDS encoding maleylpyruvate isomerase family mycothiol-dependent enzyme, encoding MAARHDLTTDPGLQEDLLQARRGTAFFARKLNELTDSELDGGTRLPGWARRHVVAHVGYNARAIARLVEWAATGVETPMYPSPEARNQEINFGATLSPIALRNLFDHSAVHLSVEWRDLPDANWTKEVRTAQGRIVPVSETVWMRTREVWIHAVDLNNGAVFSDVPSSVLERLLRDITGAWKSRGTDAGLLITVDNTELTFGDTAAPNPTIITGPLPAVVEWATGRGITGVTAGGPLANGTTPAAPSWI